A single window of Helicobacter pylori NCTC 11637 = CCUG 17874 = ATCC 43504 = JCM 12093 DNA harbors:
- the glyQ gene encoding glycine--tRNA ligase subunit alpha, with protein MQDFSSLLLKLQEYWKNQGCLVIQPYDIPAGAGTFHPATLLRSLDKKPWNVAYVAPSRRPTDGRYGENPNRLGSYYQFQVVIKPSPSNIQELYLKSLEVLGINLNEHDIRFVEDNWESPTLGAWGLGWEVWLDGMEVTQFTYFQQVGGIPCNPIPVEITYGLERLAMYVQKVENILEIEWAKKNHDSVRYAQVHLESEYQFSKYHFEIASVKRLLEMFKNAQAEALHCLKNKLPLPAYDFVMLCSHFFNILDARKAISVAERQNYILQIRDLAKWCALLYKEQEEEREERLKNALTKA; from the coding sequence ATGCAAGATTTTTCAAGTTTATTATTAAAATTACAAGAGTATTGGAAGAATCAAGGCTGTTTGGTGATCCAGCCTTATGATATTCCTGCAGGAGCTGGGACATTCCATCCGGCCACGCTTTTAAGGAGTTTGGATAAAAAGCCATGGAATGTGGCGTATGTCGCGCCCTCTAGAAGGCCTACTGATGGGCGCTATGGGGAAAACCCTAACCGCTTGGGGAGTTATTACCAATTTCAGGTAGTTATCAAGCCAAGCCCTTCTAATATTCAAGAACTCTATTTAAAAAGCTTAGAAGTGTTAGGGATAAACCTTAATGAGCATGATATACGATTTGTAGAAGACAATTGGGAGAGTCCGACTTTGGGGGCATGGGGGCTTGGCTGGGAAGTGTGGCTTGATGGCATGGAAGTTACGCAATTCACTTATTTCCAGCAAGTGGGGGGCATTCCTTGCAACCCTATCCCGGTGGAGATCACTTACGGCTTAGAAAGATTGGCGATGTATGTGCAAAAAGTGGAAAATATCCTAGAGATTGAATGGGCTAAAAAAAATCATGACAGCGTGCGTTACGCGCAAGTGCATTTAGAAAGCGAATACCAATTCAGCAAGTATCATTTTGAAATAGCGAGCGTGAAAAGGCTATTAGAAATGTTTAAAAACGCCCAAGCCGAAGCCTTGCATTGCTTAAAAAACAAGCTCCCGCTGCCGGCTTATGATTTCGTGATGCTATGCTCGCATTTTTTCAATATTTTAGACGCCAGAAAAGCGATTTCGGTGGCTGAAAGGCAAAATTATATTTTACAAATCAGGGATTTAGCCAAATGGTGCGCACTTCTTTATAAAGAGCAAGAAGAAGAGAGAGAAGAGCGCTTAAAAAACGCTTTAACAAAGGCTTAA